One stretch of Anguilla anguilla isolate fAngAng1 chromosome 5, fAngAng1.pri, whole genome shotgun sequence DNA includes these proteins:
- the eif3jb gene encoding eukaryotic translation initiation factor 3 subunit J-B → MTPLNSVLRYPIIARAHPSLPGSAFFWSDSIHIAKMADADSWDVDTFEPDEPGVKTAVTLLDRWEGEDEDEDVKDNWDDDEDEKQASEKKPEVKTEASQKKKLNEKERKKQVDKVRTATATATAELTPEEAAAERLRAKQLQEASDLELANDAFGITNSVPVATAVTGIDALRPSSKDDFTDLHKLLKEKISQYERSVHYSGFLESLFRDLCISLEVEDLKKISTSLTVLLNEKQKQEKQNKAKKKKKGVVPGGGLKAKLKDELVDYDDFDGGYTQDYEDFM, encoded by the exons ATGACGCCACTAAATTCAGTCCTCCGATATCCCATCATCGCTAGGGCACATCCTTCACTGCCTGGCTCGGCATTTTTTTGGTCAGATTCAATTCACATAGCCAAGATGGCGGATGCAGATTCGTGGG ACGTGGACACGTTCGAGCCGGACGAGCCTGGTGTAAAGACGGCAGTAACATTACTGGACAGATGGGAAGGCGAGGACGAGGATGAAGATGTAAAG gaTAACTgggatgatgatgaggatgagaaACAGGCCTCAGAGAAAAAACCAG AAGTAAAAACAGAAGcgtcacaaaagaaaaaactaaatgagaaagaaaggaaaaaacaggTGGATAAAGTTAGG ACAGCGACAGCGACGGCGACGGCAGAGCTGACGCCAGAAGAAGCAGCGGCAGAGAGACTCAGAGCgaagcagctgcaggaggctTCGGACTTGGAGCTGGCGAATGACGCGTTCG gcatCACCAATAGTGTCCCAGTAGCGACTGCAGTAACTGGGATTGATGCTCTGAGACCCTCTTCTAAAGACGACTTCACGGATTTGCATAAGTTGCTTAAAGAGAAAATATCTCAGTACGAACGATCTGTGCATTATTCTGGTTTCCTGGAATCGCTGTTCCGTGATCTCTGCATTTCAT TGGAAGTGGAGGACTTAAAGAAAATCAGCACCTCGTTGACAGTACTActtaatgaaaaacagaaacaggaaaag CAAAACAAGgcgaaaaagaagaagaagggggtCGTGCCGGGCGGGGGCCTGAAGGCCAAGCTGAAAGACGAGCTGGTGGACTACGACGACTTTGACGGGGGCTACACCCAAGACTACGAGGACTTCATGTGA
- the cilp gene encoding cartilage intermediate layer protein 1 codes for MNSLSLRALLILGVMSCTWAQGTRRGGRQRGLRNTRQNNPPPYHSEDEYEWSTWFNVDHPGGRGDYEQLDAIRFYYRDRVCESPKALEARTTDWKPAHSTGERVHSDPAIGFWCSNAEQPAGRNCSNYAVRFLCPTGASGSVVRGAWGPWSDWTQCPAKCGQEAVQVRSRRCNAHSHQWEQQCIGPTVEGRMCKGPACHVCSLRCETGRVNADCDACMCEDHLLLGSVRSAGGLPAPGASLFRPGVAPKLLIVADHNGHFQIPGICPDGNSTLLVRLPKHAPLIVTVPRSAERTSVLHVKLDRAGKLHILQNPEPKPRRESQTASFCCKVGGTPPPDQYQWFHNGTLLKGTQMSNDGTLVLKNLRMDQAGEYYCRASNKGGAIKSKPAVLTVIGPEAPSCNPKPDSHLIRLPHDCYQNKSSSFYYDVGKCPVATCTGHQGNGIRCEDSVSYCCGVSKMEERQISCQGYQLPTMVVTQCGCKKCVDTKAVVRGRALAADNGEPMRFGHIFMNGVRISRTGYKGTFSIQVPHDVDRLVLTFVDHMQKFVNTTKVLPFNKKGGAVYHEVRLLRKKPPVMLQSTETNTLLLGEVADQDPMAMIQIPPNSFFRGNGEVFTGNVKASVTFLDPRDISTATAAQSDLNYVGEEGDVLPLRTYGMFSVDFRDEEADEPLNVGEVKVLLDAAQVKMPEHLSSMKLWSLNPDTGLWEEEGDFHTEKKQRGKREERTFLIGNMEIRERRLFNLDVPENRRCYVKVRAFRSDRFMPSEQVEGVVVTLINMEPTPGYSSNPRSWGRFDSVITGPNGACLPAFCDDQKADAYSAYVMANMGGEELEAAPSAPKFNPNTIGVPQPYLGKLNYRRTDHEDSKVKKTAFSINVAKPGPNTAEEGDGPIYSFDNLKKCEEAPFSDGHFRFYRVEGDRYDYNTVPFNEDDPMSWTEDYLSWWPKPMEYRACYIKVKINGPHEINVRSRNMGGTHPRTVGQLYGIRDARSIRDMDKSSISAVCLEFKCSGMLYDQDRVDRTLVKVIPQGSCRRDKVDSMLQEYLVNHLPLAVNNDTNEFTMLAPLDPLGHNYGIYTVTDQDPRTAKEIALGRCFDGTSDGASRVMKSNEGVALTFTCADRQATRQSFFQSLQNSPGQSLVSTGQTGRGRRRQREGLNSARSSRRRSTRNPLLTRSRT; via the exons GGACACGGAGAGGGGGGCGGCAGAGAGGTTTGAGAAACACAAGGCAAAACAATCCCCCTCCTTATCATTCTGAAG ATGAGTACGAGTGGAGCACCTGGTTCAACGTGGACCAccccgggggccggggggactACGAGCAGCTGGACGCCATCCGCTTCTACTACCGCGACCGCGTGTGCGAGTCGCCGAAGGCGCTGGAGGCCCGCACCACCGACTGGAAGCCCGCCCACAGCACCGGGGAGCGGGTGCACTCCGACCCCGCCATCGGGTTCTGGTGCTCCAACGCCGAGCAGCCCGCCGGAcgcaattgctccaactacgcCGTGCGGTTCCTGTGTCCCACAG GAGCTTCTGGGTCTGTGGTACGGGGTGCGTGGGGCCCTTGGTCAGACTGGACCCAGTGCCCTGCCAAGTGTGGCCAGGAAGCTGTGCAGGTGCGCTCCAGGAGATGCAATGCACACTCCCACCAGTGGGAGCAGCAGTGCATTGGCCCCACTGTGGAAGGCAGAATGTGCAAAGGACCAGCGTGCCATG TGTGCTCCCTGCGCTGTGAAACAGGCAGGGTGAACGCGGACTGCGACGCCTGCATGTGTGAGGACCACCTCCTGCTGGGCTCCGTTCGCAGCGCGGGGGGTCTTCCCGCCCCCGGGGCTTCTCTCTTCCGCCCTGGCGTCGCCCCCAAGCTCCTCATCGTCGCCGACCATAACGGCCACTTCCAGATCCCGGGCATCTGCCCCGACGGGAACAGCACCCTGCTCGTCAGGCTGCCGAAACACGCCCCCCTCATCGTCACCGTGCCCCGCAGTGCCGAACGCACCTCCGTACTCCACGTCAAGCTGGACAGGGCAG GGAAACTACACATCCTCCAGAACCCTGAGCCAAAACCCAGGAGGGAGAGCCAGACTGCTTCCTTCTGCTGCAAAGTGGGAGGCACCCCCCCACCTGACCAGTACCAGTG gTTTCACAATGGCACTCTACTGAAGGGCACGCAGATGTCTAATGATGGCACTCTAGTGCTGAAGAACTTGCGTATGGACCAGGCTGGGGAGTACTACTGCCGAGCCAGCAACAAGGGAGGAGCCATCAAATCCAAACCAGCTGTTCTCACTGTCATAG GTCCTGAGGCTCCTTCCTGCAACCCTAAGCCTGATTCTCACCTTATCCGGCTGCCTCATGACTGCTACCAGAACAAGAGTAGCTCTTTCTACTATGACGTGGGGAAATGTCCTGTGGCAACGTGCACTGGACACCAGGGCAACGGGATCCGGTGCGAAGACTCCGTATCATACTGCTGTGGTGTGTCCAAAATGGAGGAGCGGCAGATCTCTTGCCAAGGGTACCAGCTGCCCACTATGGTGGTCACCCAGTGTGGCTGCAAGAAGTGTGTGGACACAAAAGCCGTCGTGCGAGGACGAGCTCTGGCGGCAGACAATGGGGAGCCCATGAGGTTCGGGCACATCTTCATGAATGGCGTACGGATCAGCCGCACTGGGTACAAGGGTACCTTCTCCATTCAAGTGCCTCATGACGTGGACAGGCTGGTGCTGACCTTCGTGGACCACATGCAAAAGTTTGTGAACACCACCAAGGTGCTGCCATTCAACAAAAAGGGGGGAGCCGTATACCATGAGGTGAGGTTGCTGAGGAAGAAACCACCTGTGATGCTGCAGTCAACAGAAACGAATACCCTTCTGCTGGGAGAAGTGGCAGATCAGGACCCCATGGCCATGATCCAAATCCCACCCAATTCCTTCTTCCGTGGGAATGGTGAGGTGTTCACGGGCAATGTGAAGGCCAGCGTCACCTTCTTAGACCCCAGAGATATCTCCACAGCAACCGCAGCGCAAAGCGACCTCAACTACGTTGGCGAGGAGGGTGACGTGCTGCCACTGAGGACTTACGGCATGTTTTCTGTGGACTTCCGAGATGAAGAGGCAGACGAGCCCCTTAACGTGGGTGAGGTGAAGGTGTTACTGGATGCCGCCCAGGTGAAGATGCCTGAGCACCTGAGCTCCATGAAGCTGTGGTCCCTGAACCCTGACACTGGCCtgtgggaggaagagggagacttCCACACCGAGAAGAAGCAACGAGGAAAGCGAGAGGAGAGGACCTTCCTCATTGGGAACATGgagatcagagagaggaggCTGTTCAACCTGGATGTTCCAGAGAACAGGCGCTGCTACGTGAAGGTTCGGGCTTTTCGCAGTGACCGCTTTATGCCCAGTGAGCAGGTGGAGGGGGTTGTGGTGACCTTGATCAACATGGAGCCCACACCAGGATATTCGTCCAACCCACGATCCTGGGGTAGATTTGACAGTGTCATCACAGGTCCTAAtggtgcctgcctgcctgcattTTGTGATGACCAGAAGGCAGACGCATACTCGGCCTACGTCATGGCCAACATGGGTGGAGAGGAGCTGGAAGCTGCCCCGTCGGCCCCCAAGTTCAACCCCAACACCATTGGAGTGCCACAACCATACCTTGGAAAGCTCAACTACAGAAGGACAGACCATGAAGACTCCAAGGTGAAGAAGACTGCCTTCAGCATCAATGTGGCAAAGCCTGGCCCCAACACAGCTGAAGAAGGCGATGGCCCAATTTACTCCTTCGATAACCTGAAGAAATGTGAGGAAGCCCCGTTTAGTGATGGACACTTCCGCTTCTACAGGGTGGAGGGGGATCGGTATGATTACAACACAGTACCCTTCAACGAGGATGACCCCATGAGCTGGACGGAGGACTACCTGAGTTGGTGGCCTAAGCCGATGGAGTACAGGGCTTGCTACATCAAGGTCAAGATCAATGGTCCACATGAGATAAATGTGCGCTCACGTAACATGGGTGGCACCCACCCAAGAACTGTGGGCCAGCTCTATGGCATCCGTGATGCGCGAAGCATCCGTGACATGGACAAGTCCTCCATCTCTGCTGTCTGCCTGGAGTTCAAGTGTAGTGGGATGCTCTATGACCAGGATCGAGTGGATCGCACCCTGGTGAAGGTGATTCCACAAGGCAGCTGCAGGCGGGACAAAGTGGACTCCATGCTGCAGGAGTACCTTGTCAATCACCTGCCACTTGCTGTCAACAACGACACCAACGAGTTCACCATGCTTGCGCCACTCGACCCCCTAGGCCACAACTATGGTATCTACACAGTGACCGACCAGGACCCTCGCACAGCCAAAGAAATCGCTTTAGGCCGCTGTTTCGATGGCACCTCTGACGGTGCCTCGAGAGTCATGAAGAGTAATGAGGGCGTGGCTCTCACTTTCACCTGCGCTGACCGACAGGCGACCCGGCAAAGCTTCTTCCAGTCTCTGCAGAACTCCCCAGGGCAATCGCTGGTCAGCACtggacagacagggaggggccgtaggaggcagagagaaggcCTAAACTCGGCCCGCAGCAGCCGCAGACGTAGCACCCGAAACCCATTACTCACACGCAGTAGAACCTGA